A genomic window from Triticum urartu cultivar G1812 chromosome 7, Tu2.1, whole genome shotgun sequence includes:
- the LOC125521166 gene encoding uncharacterized protein LOC125521166 translates to MSSPSSNSSSSDPDYHVAASDLDYDAAAVVPPRRADAEDYVSFLCTQDEVGAVCEKYGVPKDRYAARPAGDLRASSSPPPGAVCVYAGALEAGLRVPLHPFFREVLAHFGLAPTQLAPNGWRTMAGFVVLCHLAGVSLPLLAVFRHFFRLVVLNLKRRGWYYFRSKDTSGLRFTGLPHEIKDWKHAFFFLSSPAPWPCSVEWGEPSKISLMDPVLSAEDKKLAAKLLRAHGGSPVDLGAYLCSSNLSAAMISPVPESLSPQPPPSYTPAATDSKGMDPSVYDMMKAMLAEKMARQASASAKKVKIEPGSSPLCGKKGSPDEANGEEGRPPSSDAPPAARGHSVPTSVCSPLPGILREPRDFADGDGTDWEAARELLQGAVAPPQQRVFAATEPSDVVASSYVAILQAANYVSFSLDYALELEEKLLAREAEIAALRMQLEETNGELAQAKVPRR, encoded by the exons ATGTCTTCTCCCTCCTCCAACTCCTCGTCCTCCGACCCAGACTACCATGTCGCCGCCTCCGACCTAGACTATGACGCCGCTGCCGTCGTTCCCCCGAGGCGCGCCGACGCGGAGGACTACGTCTCGTTTCTGTGCACGCAGGACGAGGTCGGCGCGGTGTGCGAGAAATACGGCGTCCCCAAGGATCGCTACGCCGCGCGCCCCGCCGGCGACCTGCGCGCGAGCTCGTCCCCGCCGCCGGGCGCCGTCTGCGTGTACGCGGGCGCGCTGGAGGCCGGGTTGCGGGTCCCGCTGCACCCCTTCTTCCGCGAGGTGCTCGCCCACTTCGGCCTCGCCCCGACGCAGCTCGCGCCCAACGGCTGGCGCACCATGGCGGGCTTCGTGGTGCTCTGCCACCTCGCCGGCGTGTCGCTGCCGCTGCTGGCCGTTTTTCGCCATTTCTTCCGGCTGGTCGTCCTCAACCTTAAGCGCAGAGGCTGGTACTATTTCCGATCTAAAGACACCTCCGGCCTGCGCTTCACGGGTTTGCCGCATGAGATCAAGGATTGGAAGCACGCGTTCTTCTTCCTCTCGTCGCCGGCGCCTTGGCCTTGCTCTGTGGAGTGGGGCGAGCCGTCCAAGATTTCGCTCATGGACCCCGTGCTCTCTGCCGAGGACAAGAAATTGGCCGCGAAGCTGCTGCGCGCTCACGGAGGCTCCCCCGTTGATCTGGGGGCGTATCTCTGCAGCAGCAATCTTTCCGCCGCCATGATATCTCCGGTGCCGGAGTCGCTGTCACCACAGCCACCGCCTTCTTATACTCCTGCTGCTACCGATTCCAAAGGGATGGATCCCTCCGTCTACGACATGATGAAAGCCATGCTGGCGGAGAAGATGGCCCGGCAAGCGTCGGCATCGGCAAAGAAGGTGAAAATAGAGCCAGGGTCATCGCCGTTGTGCGGGAAGAAAGGGAGCCCGGACGAGGCCAACGGCGAGGAGGGCCGTCCCCCTTCTTCGGACGCTCCACCTGCCGCCCGTGGCCACTCGGTGCCCACCAGCGTGTGTTCGCCACTGCCGGGAATCTTGCGGGAGCCACGAGACTTCGCCGATGGAGACGGCACAGACTGGGAGGCTGCACGGGAGCTGTTGCAGGGTGCCGTCGCGCCACCGCAGCAGCGCGTGTTTGCGGCGACCGAGCCATCCGATGTTGTCGCGTCAAGCTATGTCGCGATTCTCCAG GCGGCGAACTACGTGTCATTCTCCTTGGACTACGCTCTGGAGTTGGAGGAGAAGCTGCTGGCGCGGGAGGCGGAGATCGCCGCGCTGCGGATGCAGCTGGAGGAGACGAACGGCGAGCTCGCCCAGGCGAAGGTGCCGCGGAGGTAG